Sequence from the Flavobacterium sp. J372 genome:
AAACTTTACCTTTACTGGGGCGCAACAGATGCTGCCAAATACGAATTAGCTGCAAATATGCTTCAAACCGTTATAAACACAAGCGGTAAAACGCTGACACAAGGCGCGGCATATGCCTCAATGTTTGAAGAGTCTGGTGAAAATGGTGTTGAATCTTTATTCGAAGTACAATATACAGATGTTGAAGGAGCAGGATTCGGCTGCCTTCAGTGTTCTGAAGGTAACGTGGCTGTAGGATTTAGCGGCCCGCGTAATTATGCAGGCCCGCAGTTTACTTCCGGCTTTAGCTTTAACGTACCTACACCGGCCGCAAGGATGCTTTTTGCAAGTGATGCACCAGCCCGCCGTAACCTTACTTTACTTGATTTTGAAACTTTCGGCCCTGCAAATGGCGCAACATACAGCCCGGGCTATAATGACACCGGTATTTTTAACCGTAAATATGTGCCTCGTACAAGAAGTGGTAATGCAGCAGGCGACCTTAACCTTACAAACCCTAACAACTATCGCGCTATACGTTATGCAGATGTATTGCTTATGGCAGCCGAAGCATTAAACAGGACGGGCTCTGATGCTGCAGCACGCAGCTATTTAAACCAGGTGCGTGAAAGAGCATGGGGTAATGCAAGCCAAAATGAATTGCTGGCTACAGGCACAGATTTATTAGACATCATCCTTGAAGAGCGAAGGAAAGAACTGTTTGGTGAAGGCCACAGATTCTTTGACCTTGTACGCACAAACAGGGCGCAGGGTACTATTCCCGGTTTTGTGGCAGGCAAACATGATGTATTCCCGATACCGAATGAAGAAATACAATTCTCGGCCGGAAACTGGGGGCAAAATCCTTTATATAATTAATAAAATTGAATTATGAAGAATATAAAATTTTTAATTGCTTTTGTTCTGGCAGCCACCTTCTTTGGCTGTTCAGATGATGATAACAGCCTGAGCGATCTTGAGAATGCATCAGCGCCTTCAAATATTACAGCGCTGTTTACAATAACGCAGGATAACACTGGGCTTGTAAGGATTCTGCCTGGTGGTGAAAGCGTTACAAAGTTTGATGTGTATTTTGGTGACGGTACCGCAGAACCTGCAATGGTTTTACCGGGTAATGCTGTAACCCATACATATGCTGAAGGGGTTTATAATGTAAAAATCATCGGTACAAACGTAAATGGCAAGACGGCTGAATATAACCATGAGCTTACAGTATCTTTTGTACAGCCTGAAAATGTTCAGGTTGCAGTTACAGGCGTTACAGGTAATTCACTTGGCATTAATGTTTCTGCAACAGCAGACTATGAAGCTTATTTTACAGTTTTGTATGGTGATGACCCTGCAGCTGTGCCTGTAGAGTTTAATGAAGGGCAAACGGTAACACATAATTATGCCGCTCCCGGTACATACACTATTACCGTAACAGCATATAGCGGTGGCGCAGCATCAACAACTGTGACCGAAACCGTAACCGTGACAAACCCGCTGTTACTGCCAATTGATTTTGAAAGCACAACGCTAAACTACGCTTTCTTCGACTTTGGGGGCTCAGTAGCAAGTGTAGTTGATAATCCTGCTGTTGGTGGTATTAACACAAGCACTAAGGTTGGACGTGTAATAAAAACAGCCGGTGCAGAAACATGGGCAGGTTCAGGACTTACACTAGATGCACCGATAGATTTCGCCACACTTAAATACTTCAGGGTAAAAGTATGGGCCCCGGCAGCAGGAATACCTGTATTGCTTAAAGTTGAAAACCTCACTGACGGTAACATAAATCATGAAGTTACACAAACTACTACAACCGCCGGCTGGCAATACCTTACTTATAACTTTACAGGCGTTAACACCGGCAATAGCTACCACAAAATCATCCTGTTTTTCAACTTTGGTAACTGGGGCGGCGGCGAATCATATTACTTTGACGACATTACGCTTTTTGCTGGTGATGCAGGCGTAGGCTTTCCGCTTACTTTTGAGAACAACTCCCTAAACTATATTTTCAATAATTTTGGTGGTGCGGTTGGCAGTAAAGTAGCCAACCCACATCAGGGGACAGGCAACCCTAGTGCAACTGTAGGGCAATTGGTGAAAAATAATGGTGCAGAAATGTGGGCTGGTATTGCAATGCCTATGGCAGGACCAATAGATTTTTCTGCCCAACAGAAAGTGAAGATGAAAATCTGGTCTCCGGCAGCTGGTAAAACAATACTGCTAAAATTCGAAAATATTGGAAATTCTGCAATTAATATTGAACGCCAGACAACTACAACGGTAGCTAATGCATGGGAAGAGATAACATTTGACTTTGCCGGTATTGTAAATTCAAACAATTATGGTATGGTTGTATTGTTCTGTGATTTTGGCGCTACAGGTAATGGTGCAACTTATTATTTTGACGACATTCAATTAACAAATTAAACGCTATGAAAAACAGTTTAAAAAATTTAGCAAAATTCCTGTTGCTGCTTGTATTGGTGAGCAGCTGCCAGGATGATGACAAAACCTTCGGCAGCCTTGCCGCGCCATCAAATATGACGCTTACTGCCGAAATTGTAGGTGAAGATAGCGCAAATCCTTATGGTGATGGTTCGGGGCAGGTAAACCTGGTTGCAAAAGCCGACAATGCTATCAGCTACAAATTTACCTTTAGTGATATGTCAAGCATTGCCTCACCTACCGGTACTGCACAAAAACAGTTTACAACAAATGGTGTAAACACATATACGATTACTGCTATTGCTTACGGCCGTGGCGGGGTTTCAACAACCAAAACTATCGAAGTGACTGTGCTGAGCAACTTCTCTGATGATGAAGCCGTACAGATGCTGACCGGCGGTGGTTCAAAAGTATGGTATTGGGCTGCTGCCCTGCCGGGTCACCTTGGCGTTGGCCCGAATAATTCAGACGCAACCCAAAATTATCTTCCGGTATGGTATGCTGCAGCACCATTTGAAAAAGCAGGCTCACCAGATAGTAACTGCCTGTATGAAAATGTTTTAACGTTTACAAAAGACGGCAATACACTAAAATATACTCTTGATAATGGTGGCAGGACATTCTTTAACGCAGCATATAACAGTGTTGGCGGTAGCTCTTCATCATCAGACCAGTGTTCGCCATTTAATGTGTCTGGCCAAAAAATAGTGCAGCTTGCACCTTCAAACTCTGTGGTGGCGCCTGAGCGTACTCGTGGTACATCAATGATATTCTCTGATGGTGGATTTATGGGATATTATATCGGCCAAAACACTTATGAAATACTTGAGCTTACTAACACCAAGATGGTTGTAAGGGCTGTAATGGGTAATGATCCGGGACTTGCCTGGTACCACATCTTCACAACTACCCCTCCAAACGGCGGTGGTAATGACCCAGACTTTACCAACCTTGTATGGGAAGATAATTTTGATACAGACGGTGCTCCGGACGCTTCTAAATGGGTTTATGACCTTGGCAACGGTACAAACGGCTGGGGCAATAACGAGGTACAAACTTATACTAACTCCGCAAGCAATGTAGTGGTTCAGGGAGGTATGCTAAAAATCACAGCTAAAAAAGAAGCTAATGGTACGTATACTTCTGCCCGTATTAAAACTGAAGGTAAAAAGCAATTTACTTATGGCAAAATAGAGTTTAAGGCAAAACTGCCTTCTGGTGGCGGTACATGGCCTGCACTTTGGGCGCTGGGAGCAAATTATCAAACAAATCCGTGGCCTGCATGTGGTGAAATTGATGTAATGGAACACGTAGGCAACCAGCAGAATGTAATTCACGGTTCTCTGCATTACCCTGGTAATTCAGGAGGCAATGCCAATACAGGTTCAACAACTGTACCGGGTGTAAGCGATGGTTTCCACGTTTATACAGTTATCTGGCACCAAAACAGCATTAAGTTTTATGTTGACGGCACACAGTACCATTCATACAACAACAACCCGGCATCACCATTCAATGCGGATTTCTTCCTTATCATGAATGTGGCTATGGGCGGAAACTTTGGCGGAGCCATTGACCCTGCATTCACACAATCAACTATGGAAGTTGATTATGTAAGGGTTTACCAATAAAACGTAATAATTAATTTCAGTTAGGCAAGGGCCGGCTTCTGCCGGCCTGCTTTTTAATTTGCCATTTGTATAAAATAATGAAATTTAAATTAATAACATATATTGCCGCTATATCTGGCATGATTCTGCTTGGCTGTTCGGGTACAAAATCCCGGAGCACTTCAGGCACTGCAGCAATATCACTTTATGAGCGTAAAGCCGATTCTGTACTCAAACTCATGACCCTTGAGGAAAAAGTGGGCCAGATGAACCAGTACAATGGTTTTTGGGAAGTTACAGGGCCTGCACCAAAAGATGGTGACGCTGCAAAAAAATATGAGCACCTGCGTAAAGGCTGGGTAGGCTCTATGCTGAATGTGAAAGGTGTAAAAGACGTTCGGGCGCTGCAAAAAATAGCTGTTGAACAAACAAGGCTCGGCATACCGATAATCTTTGGGTATGACGTTATACACGGCTATAAAACGGTAAGCCCCATCCCTCTGGCAGAAGCCGCAAGCTGGGATATGGATGCCATAAAAAAATCGGCAGAGATTGCAGCCGCTGAAGCTGCAGCATCAGGACTTAACTGGACGTTTGCACCTATGGTTGATGTGTCTCGCGATGCACGCTGGGGCCGCGTAATGGAAGGCGCCGGTGAAGA
This genomic interval carries:
- a CDS encoding glycoside hydrolase family 16 protein gives rise to the protein MKNSLKNLAKFLLLLVLVSSCQDDDKTFGSLAAPSNMTLTAEIVGEDSANPYGDGSGQVNLVAKADNAISYKFTFSDMSSIASPTGTAQKQFTTNGVNTYTITAIAYGRGGVSTTKTIEVTVLSNFSDDEAVQMLTGGGSKVWYWAAALPGHLGVGPNNSDATQNYLPVWYAAAPFEKAGSPDSNCLYENVLTFTKDGNTLKYTLDNGGRTFFNAAYNSVGGSSSSSDQCSPFNVSGQKIVQLAPSNSVVAPERTRGTSMIFSDGGFMGYYIGQNTYEILELTNTKMVVRAVMGNDPGLAWYHIFTTTPPNGGGNDPDFTNLVWEDNFDTDGAPDASKWVYDLGNGTNGWGNNEVQTYTNSASNVVVQGGMLKITAKKEANGTYTSARIKTEGKKQFTYGKIEFKAKLPSGGGTWPALWALGANYQTNPWPACGEIDVMEHVGNQQNVIHGSLHYPGNSGGNANTGSTTVPGVSDGFHVYTVIWHQNSIKFYVDGTQYHSYNNNPASPFNADFFLIMNVAMGGNFGGAIDPAFTQSTMEVDYVRVYQ
- a CDS encoding PKD domain-containing protein — translated: MKNIKFLIAFVLAATFFGCSDDDNSLSDLENASAPSNITALFTITQDNTGLVRILPGGESVTKFDVYFGDGTAEPAMVLPGNAVTHTYAEGVYNVKIIGTNVNGKTAEYNHELTVSFVQPENVQVAVTGVTGNSLGINVSATADYEAYFTVLYGDDPAAVPVEFNEGQTVTHNYAAPGTYTITVTAYSGGAASTTVTETVTVTNPLLLPIDFESTTLNYAFFDFGGSVASVVDNPAVGGINTSTKVGRVIKTAGAETWAGSGLTLDAPIDFATLKYFRVKVWAPAAGIPVLLKVENLTDGNINHEVTQTTTTAGWQYLTYNFTGVNTGNSYHKIILFFNFGNWGGGESYYFDDITLFAGDAGVGFPLTFENNSLNYIFNNFGGAVGSKVANPHQGTGNPSATVGQLVKNNGAEMWAGIAMPMAGPIDFSAQQKVKMKIWSPAAGKTILLKFENIGNSAINIERQTTTTVANAWEEITFDFAGIVNSNNYGMVVLFCDFGATGNGATYYFDDIQLTN
- a CDS encoding RagB/SusD family nutrient uptake outer membrane protein; translation: MKRKIITAIMALSILTTVSISCTDEYLPTTPDGFIGSENFFNSEEDYYKALVGAYDILQSTYANVILGEIASDNTYAGGESATDVIGWQQVDNMTHTPINSNLRDIWNWMFAGVYRTSYIMEFKDKTDFDGKDQIIAETRFLRAYYHFELVKWFGGIPLKGDARFKLGDERTIPRSSKVEVYQAIEQDLLLAIEDLNPTPPQVGRVSKAAAQALLGKLYLYWGATDAAKYELAANMLQTVINTSGKTLTQGAAYASMFEESGENGVESLFEVQYTDVEGAGFGCLQCSEGNVAVGFSGPRNYAGPQFTSGFSFNVPTPAARMLFASDAPARRNLTLLDFETFGPANGATYSPGYNDTGIFNRKYVPRTRSGNAAGDLNLTNPNNYRAIRYADVLLMAAEALNRTGSDAAARSYLNQVRERAWGNASQNELLATGTDLLDIILEERRKELFGEGHRFFDLVRTNRAQGTIPGFVAGKHDVFPIPNEEIQFSAGNWGQNPLYN